A genomic segment from Glycine max cultivar Williams 82 chromosome 1, Glycine_max_v4.0, whole genome shotgun sequence encodes:
- the LOC121175215 gene encoding uncharacterized protein encodes MDQDDDNDAGNDLVFEDDDALNWATVYQASGVGECRMYTRRKKQKTSVAAAQTSKKQAMVVGSSSRKQKAVQENDEDLDVEENIDVESEEEEIMVNFEASDGEEGEGDAPLPYDNNEDDYVGIGEDD; translated from the coding sequence ATGGAtcaagatgatgataatgatgctggaaatgatttggtatttgaagatgatgatgctcTAAATTGGGCAACTGTGTATCAGGCTTCGGGGGTTGGAGAGTGTAGGATGTATACTAGGCggaaaaagcaaaaaacaagTGTTGCTGCTGCCCAAACTTCTAAAAAACAGGCAATGGTTGTTGGATCTTCATCAAGGAAGCAAAAAGCAGTCCAAGAAAATGATGAGGATCTAGATGTTGAGGAGAATATTGATGTTgaatctgaagaagaagaaatcatggTCAATTTTGAGGCGTCTGATGGggaagagggagagggagatgcTCCATTACCATATGATAACAACGAAGATGATTATGTTGGGATTGGAGAAGATGATTAG